The following proteins are encoded in a genomic region of Drosophila miranda strain MSH22 chromosome 4, D.miranda_PacBio2.1, whole genome shotgun sequence:
- the LOC108162909 gene encoding facilitated trehalose transporter Tret1 — protein sequence MFFNIFQTGIFERQFRRQLLVTLSATLITFCHGIALGWLSPMLPQLLSEKDTPLDFFIDVGQASWLGAAISLGGISGNFSFSYLMNRFGRKVSLYALALPNTCIWFLFYFAQSIEWLYVARVCAGLTGGGMFVVLPIFIGEIADNSIRGRLCSFFTLTMNTGIMVGFIVASHIPYHVIPCAVVGLPVLYLFLATRFPETPQQLLVWSREEEAQRALKFYRHCDGPQVTKQQERDYQKQFDEMRLAIQQRSKDAGSVGLTMSDFCNKRALKAIATGLMLMIAQIFSGTFAFINYMSNIFDAVHTQLDPNTNTIIIGAVQIVGTLASMYLVDRYGRKILLVVSCAGSGLGAAGLGLYAFYAEETEVDLSAYASWLPVTLMALIIFIANVGVVSVTMVVLVEMLPQKIRAVATSICLGCLSFFAFTSLKTFPLMMFHFGLAATMWFSASVSALCLFYVVVCVEETKGRSIYD from the exons ATGTTTTTTAACATATTCCAAACGGGCATTTTCGAGAGGCAGTTTCGTCGCCAGCTGCTTGTCACATTGAgtg CCACGCTGATAACCTTCTGCCATGGCATTGCCCTCGGCTGGCTGTCACCCATGTTGCCACAGCTGCTCTCCGAGAAGGATACGCCCCTGGACTTCTTTATCGACGTGGGCCAGGCCTCATGGCTGGGAGCTGCCATCAGCCTGGGAGGCATTAGCGGGAACTTTTCCTTCTCGTACCTGATGAATCGCTTCGGGCGCAAGGTGTCGCTCTATGCTTTGGCCCTGCCTAACACG TGCATATGGTTCTTGTTCTACTTCGCCCAGAGCATCGAGTGGCTGTATGTGGCGCGTGTGTGCGCGGGTCTAACCGGCGGTGGGATGTTCGTGGTGCTGCCCATATTCATTGGCGAAATAGCCGACAACAG CATTCGTGGGCGGCTCTGCTCGTTTTTCACCCTGACCATGAATACGGGCATTATGGTGGGCTTTATTGTCGCCTCCCACATCCCCTATCACGTCATTCCCTGTGCCGTTGTGGGCCTGCCCGTGCTTTATTTGTTTCTGGCCACTCGCTTCCCGGAGACACCGCAGCAGCTGCTCGTCTGGTCACGCGAGGAGGAGGCCCAACGCGCCCTGAAGTTCTACCGCCATTGCGATGGTCCGCAGGTGACGAAGCAACAGGAGCGCGATTACCAGAAGCAGTTTGACGAAATGCGCCTGGCCATCCAGCAGCGGAGCAAGGACGCCGGCTCCGTGGGCCTCACCATGTCTGATTTCT GCAATAAGCGCGCCCTGAAGGCCATTGCCACGGGCCTGATGCTGATGATAGCCCAGATCTTCTCGGGCACCTTCGCCTTTATCAACTACATGTCCAACATCTTCGATGCGGTGCACACACAGCTGGATCCCAACACCAACACGATCATCATTGGCGCCGTGCAGATCGTGGGCACCCTGGCCAGCATGTATCTGGTGGATCGCTATGGCCGGAAGATACTCCTGGTGGTGTCCTGTGCGGGCAGTGGGCTGGGCGCCGCCGGCCTCGGTCTGTACGCCTTCTATGCGGAAGAGACGGAGGTCGATCTATCGGCCTACGCTTCCTGGCTGCCCGTCACCCTGATGGCTCTCATCATTTTCATCGCCAATGTGGGCGTCGTCTCGGTGACGATGGTGGTGCTGGTGGAGATGCTGCCGCAGAAGATCCGGGCGGTGGCCACCAGCATTTGCCTGGGCTGCCTCAGCTTCTTTGCCTTCACCTCTCTGAAGACCTTCCCGCTGATGATGTTCCACTTTGGCCTGGCGGCCACCATGTGGTTCAGCGCCTCTGTCTCTGCTCTGTGTCTCTTctatgtggtggtgtgtgtggagGAGACCAAGGGCAGGTCCATATATGATTAG